Proteins encoded together in one Quercus lobata isolate SW786 chromosome 3, ValleyOak3.0 Primary Assembly, whole genome shotgun sequence window:
- the LOC115981248 gene encoding glutathione S-transferase U10-like — protein MEEKKGEVVLFGTWASTFCTRVELALKLKGIPYEYVEEDLTNKSKLFLSLNPVHKKVPVLVHNGKSIAESLIILEYIEECWNTTPKLLPEDPYQRAKVRFWANYYDQKIVPSFYIIFGSKDKEREKAIEDLSQLLKVFEEGIEKDFPGQSPFLNGEILGYLGIVIGSHACNYQAGDEAIGVVLISEKNPEFLLWVNALKNCPLMGETLPPHDKLVARLSARLKST, from the exons ATGGAGGAGAAGAAAGGAGAAGTTGTCCTGTTTGGAACATGGGCCAGCACATTCTGCACTAGAGTTGAGCTAGCCCTCAAACTAAAAGGCATACCCTATGAATATGTGGAGGAAGATTTGACAAACAAAAGTAAGTTGTTCCTTAGCCTCAATCCAGTCCACAAGAAAGTACCTGTGCTTGTTCACAATGGGAAATCCATTGCTGAGTCCCTCATTATCCTTGAATACATAGAAGAGTGCTGGAATACCACCCCAAAACTATTGCCTGAGGACCCTTACCAAAGGGCAAAAGTCCGCTTTTGGGCCAACTATTATGATCAAAag ATTGTGCCAAGTTTCTACATCATCTTCGGGTCCAAAgacaaggagagagagaaagccaTTGAAGACTTGAGCCAATTGCTTAAGGTGTTTGAAGAAGGTATAGAAAAGGACTTTCCAGGGCAGTCTCCATTCCTCAATGGCGAGATCCTAGGGTATCTTGGTATCGTTATTGGCTCACATGCATGCAACTACCAAGCTGGTGATGAGGCCATTGGTGTGGTACTCATATCAGAAAAGAATCCAGAGTTTCTCTTATGGGTCAATGCTCTGAAGAACTGCCCTCTGATGGGGGAGACACTACCACCTCATGACAAATTGGTTGCCAGGTTGAGTGCCAGGCTTAAGTCTACTTAA